From Homalodisca vitripennis isolate AUS2020 chromosome 1, UT_GWSS_2.1, whole genome shotgun sequence, the proteins below share one genomic window:
- the LOC124371786 gene encoding beta-centractin, which translates to MEPYDLVVNQPVVIDNGSGVIKAGFAGDQIPKCCFPNYIGRPKHVRVMAGALEGDLFVGPKAEEHRGLLSIRYPMEHGVVTDWNDMERIWTYIYSNDQLQTFSEEHPVLLTEAPLNPRRNREKAAEIFFESFNVPALYVSMQAVLSLYATGRTTGVVLDSGDGVTHAVPIYEGFAMPHSIMRVDIAGRDVSKYLRLLLRKEGVNFRTTAEFEIVRTIKEKACYLSSNPQKEETAETEKYQYILPDGSTLDIGPARFRAPEVLFRPDLIGEEYEGLHEVLLYAIQKSDMDLRKVLFQNIVLSGGSTLFKGFGDKLLSEVRRLAPKDIKIKISAPQERLYSTWIGGSILASLDTFKRMWVSKREFDEEGRRAIHRKTF; encoded by the exons atggAACCTTATGATTTGGTGGTCAATCAACCTGTAGTCATTGATAAT GGTTCTGGTGTAATTAAGGCTGGTTTTGCTGGAGACCAAATACCTAAATGTTGCTTTCCAAACTA TATTGGCCGGCCGAAGCATGTTCGGGTGATGGCGGGTGCACTGGAGGGGGACTTATTCGTTGGACCCAAGGCTGAGGAGCACCGGGGTCTGCTTAGTATCCGTTACCCCATGGAGCACGGAGTTGTCACGGATTGGAATGACATGGAGAGGATATGGACCTACATATATAGCAATGACCAACTGCAGACATTCTCTGAGGAGCATCCTGTGCTGCTCACGGAGGCCCCCCTCAACCCCCGCCGCAACCGCGAGAAAGCGGCTGAGATATTCTTCGAATCTTTCAACGTGCCTGCACTCTATGTCTCTATGCAGGCTGTCCTTAGTTT ATATGCTACTGGCAGGACGACAGGGGTGGTGCTAGATTCAGGTGATGGAGTAACACACGCTGTGCCTATATATGAAGGATTTGCCATGCCTCACAGCATCATGCGAGTAGATATCGCTGGCCGGGATGTTTCTAAGTACTTGAG GTTGTTGCTCAGAAAAGAAGGAGTGAACTTCCGAACAACGGCAGAGTTTGAAATAGTACGAACTATCAAAGAAAAGGCGTGTTATTTATCAAGTAACCCTCAAAAAGAAGAGACAGCAGAGACTGAAAAGTATCAGTACATATTACCGGATGGAAGTACTTTAGAT ATAGGGCCAGCAAGGTTCCGGGCTCCTGAGGTTCTGTTTAGACCAGATCTCATCGGAGAGGAGTATGAGGGCTTGCACGAGGTGTTGTTGTATGCTATCCAGAAGTCTGATATGGACCTACGGAAGGTGCTCTTCCAGAACATTGTCTTGTCTGGTGGTTCAACGCTATTCAAA GGGTTTGGAGACAAACTACTATCAGAAGTACGAAGATTAGCACCTAAAGACATAAAAATAAAG ATATCAGCACCTCAGGAGCGGCTGTACTCGACGTGGATCGGCGGCTCCATCCTCGCATCTCTCGACACATTCAAACGGATGTGGGTGTCCAAGCGTGAGTTTGATGAGGAGGGTCGCCGTGCGATACATCGGAAGACCTTTTGA